The window GGTATTCAGTTTCTGCTTAGTTTTTCCTAAAGTGAGCAACTGGTACAAAAATACTCTCTCAATACATTGTTcattgcacttcattttttgGTGGCGTCTCATTCAAAGGCTTAGACACATCTACAGATTTGTTAGCATGGGGTcctgtttagtttttctttggGGTTGGGACTATATGGTCATTGTGTACATTAGGTAGAATAGACTCGCTCAGAGGCCTCAGTTGTAAGCACCTTGACTGATTCAACAAGTACAGTGGttggatgtgacattttttatgattaaTATTGAAAATACatggaaagatgaaaaatatgtGTAAAGTGAGGGTGTTTAATGTTCGACACAcattcttgatttttttttctctttttcagaaaacaaaaataatcttGTGTTTGGTTACAAAGGATCATAAAGAATCACATTATGACTTTTAAGTCTTTGTGGTTCTCATTGCAACTTCCCTCAACAACAATTGTCCCTTTGCATTTGATAACCCTTCTTCCACCGTGGATCTACAACTTTAACCAAAAGACAACACTAGTGGTCTCAGATGCTAATACTTTTTTGAAGACTGCACTCACTTGTGCTCACTCTCTCCAAAcctctcccccttcttctcctTGACCAGGGTTTGAGTGACATCTGAGGTAAAATTAGAGGTAAAGGGTGACATCTGTTCATCTGACTGATAAACAGGCCAACGTGAAACAAATAGTTTCCCCAAAATCTCATGTTTGTGAATACGTGATAGAGTGTGCCACTGGGGGATTCTGTCaatatgttttacatttaataaaatataccaattaaaattattacaatcatatatataaacatcttttgttttttgtgtttttctttctaaataaaaaaaacccaaaacaaaagaaaaacaaaagaaaaaaacggaCATTTGAAACAGTGTACACATCATCGTTGCCTCTGCCATTCTTCCTGTGATAAAGTCTCTGACTCCTAAATCTAGATCAGCCAACTCTCAGTAAATCCACTATGAAGGCTCCAGATGACTCCCACAGAGCCTGGTCTGAGTGCAGTGCACCTTCAGCAGGCATGGACCAGTGAGGAAGGCCCCAggttgaaaagagaaagagcggAATGCAGTGGAAGGCCGTGGGGCTTTGTAGGGCCACGTCAGAGGTTTGGGTCTATTGAGAGCACTGTTCCACCTGCTAAGCTCCGCCTCCTGCGTCCCTACAGATGCTCTCTCCTCTCAACACCCAAACCCCCTTGGTCCAGGGaacccctcccaccccctaGCCTGGCCTCATCGGACCGCCTTGTGCTTTCCCCCGCAGCAGCCACACCTCTCCCCACACCGCAGGCAGGCGCGCAAAGGCAGGTAGCAGCACATGCAGGGCACGAAGAGCGACAGGGCCACGAGGGCCAACCAGCGGGCACAGCAAAGGGGGTGCGGGTGGCCCCCCATCGAGTCATCACACGAGCAAGGCTCCCAGAACTCTCCCTCAGAGTCCGACATGCAGTGGTAAAGCAGACTCTCTGCGCACCACACACAGGTCCACTGGCGCAGGCAGTGCAGGGCTGGGTCCGGGGCATCTCTGCAGCGGCCCCGCCCGTTCTCTGAAGCGCTGAAAACAGAGCGGCAGTACACACAGCGAGATGAGCATGACGATGATGCCTGAGGACATGGGCTGTCGTCGTCAGGAGAGATTACCCCAGGGTCGCCGCTGCTGCtggcccctcctcctctcttacGAGTCCGTGACCGGGGTGTGGCCAGTGAGGTGTGGATGCAGCACGGAGAGGGCGAGCCTTTGCCCGTCTCCTGGGGTGAGCCGGCACCTGAGGACACGCCTGACACAGCGTTGGGCATGGACATACAGGTGGGTGATGACGAGGACAGACGCTGCGCAGCTTTACTGTCCAAGCTCACTGTTACGTCGCAGCCTGCTGTCCCCACTCCTGCCAGCTCCTTCTCAAAGCGAACTACGCACAGCTCTGACTTGTCCTGCAGACTCCCTCCACCACCGACAACCACACCCCCCGTCAGCCCCCCGACCATAGTCCTGGTGGCCCCCGCCCGTCTGTAGTCCTCATAGCCTCTAGAACCCCACAGGTCTTTGCAAGGGTCCACACTGCGGAGGTCTCCCTCCTCCAGCAGAGAAATGGTAGGTGAGAGGGGGGACAGAGGAGATGAGGCCGGGGGACCCACAGGAGGAGTaggtggagcaggaggtgggggtgggggcgcTGGGGGATTCAACACAGCCGTCATTTGTGAGAGCTGGTGCTGTCCCGGTCTGGTGTGGATCTGTGGAGAGGGTATAGGATTACAGAGTGAGTCAGGGACAGTGTGTACTGTGGCAGTGATCACAGGTTTTCATCTCGAGGAAACTCAAATAGGTGCACAAGTCATCAAGAACCCCAAATCTGATAAGATCATTTTGAATTCACTCTTCTGTAGGTGTGGACTTAAAGGTGGAGacatagacaaaaaaaaatccacctaagtcaaacttttgtgtttttctgtctgaaaatgtctaaatttaatttaaaatgtggcTAATTGTGCAGGGAGCTCTTCTTTTATTGTAATCATCATTAGAGTTCAcaagaaaatgcacagagaaaTCAACATGTGTCTGTTCTTTTGAGCAGAAGGTGTTGTGATACCTGAGCAGGTGTCTGAGTGGTGACAGCATGGCTGGATCCAAAACTAAACTCTTCTGACCGCACGAAGCAGGTAGACGACGACTCACTTGTCACTATGGTGATAGGTTTAGGAAGCATCTCCTTTCTGCTGTTGGATGACGACTCACTTCCTGTATGGGACTGGCAGAGGCTGCATGTCACCCAGCAAGTCAAAGACATCGATGACTGCATTGAGGCCCAGTGGGAGGATAAACGAGCCCTTTTTAGACAATAAATGCTCAAACGACAAACTGCTCAGATACTCACAGCTTGTCCATCATCCTCGGTGTCGGCCTCTTCTGGTGTGGAGGACGAGGGCGAGTCAGAGCCTTGATGACATGGAAAGAGAGGAATTAGGCTTTCCTGGATATTTTCTAAAGCCAACACCACTAATGAAATCAGTTCTTATATGTATCTCTACCTCTGTCCAGCTTGTCTATGACAGTCTGCAGCCCTTTCTCAAAGGAGATGGCATCGGCAGGACTCTGGAATGTAAGGCCAAACTTTCGATCCTCTACTCGCCAGTGATGGAAGATGGGGTTCACCTTGTTGTACACTAACCCCCTCTGCACTGCACACTCCAACACCGGctaaagacacaaacagcaaTCCCAGCCACATGACAAGTGAGCCAAGATGTACCCCTTCCCAAAACCCCTACCCCACATAACATGGATCTACAGTCTTTAGGTGGTGTTGAGGAACAACGTGGCACCAAAGACAGCcgtaacacacgcacacactcactgctcGATCTCGCAGCCGTTCTCCGCGTATGATGTATTCTCTCCGCCCCCTGCCGTCATGAGTCCGCCCCTTACATATGACCACATGACTGAGGCCGCCACCTCCAAGGGGCACCCAACCGCCACTGGAGTCATCACGTGTCATCACCACTGCACGAACACGCACACTGTCAGGGAAGCCAAGAGAGTGAGCAGAGGCCCAGGCTGATTAAACAACGCAATGATAAGCATACACtgacgcgcgcgcgcgcgcgcgcgcacacacacacacacacacacacaaatatgcacgCAATGACATTCATGTCCATTCAGCTGAAAAAAGAGAAACCTAGATCAACTTCAATAGCCAATACAAAAATGCAGAACAAATTTCAGTGTGATGCCTGCGTGCTAAGGCaactgttttcagctttgttgAACTAAGATAACATGATAAAATTCACACAAAGAAGACAGGACTGACAGGTTGGCTCTGTATGAGCATTGGCGTTGCAACATGACAGCTCAAATGCACATCATACAGTAGGCCTAATAGtaaggacagttttttttttttttatctttggtaACAAGGTGCAGGTAAATCCGATCTTAATTGGCATGACGgtaaacaaatatgaaaaaataacgAGATGCTTGGATGGGTCAGGTTTGGCgttatttaaacatttctgctgcatGGAGAGGAGACGAGAATTAAAACTGGGATGTTAAGCGCTGCACTGACTGTAGACTATATTCGCTGAGAATAAAGGAACCGTGGAGCAATTGGATAGAAAGAAAGCCAACGTTGGGGCAGAGAAATGGCCaaatgggaggagggaggaagaatgAGTGTTTCCCAGATAGATGTATCAATGAACGCACCCATTCGCCATCAGAGGCCCCGGCactcttgcaaaaaaaaaaaaaaaaaaaaaaaaatcagctctgcCCTCGCCGATCGGCTGAATAATTCAGCACCGCAGCTCGACATGTGCATGTGATGCATGCACGGCCGCGTCgttttgttattttcagatCGCAACCAATTTTAATTGTTGCATTTATTTTCCCAGACGCTCCTCTTCTCCGTTCCGCCCCTGCTGCACGCACTCATTAACACACCCCGATATTATGTTATATTTTTTATGAATGGGACACAGGCAGACGGGATTCGACATCGCACTATACGCTATATATTTCGCCGGATAATTTTATTAGGCCTAAATACAATGCAATCGCGTGTGaaaaagggaaggaggaggggggaaaaaaggaacgagtgggagagaggatggagaggaaacGAGAGATGGGGGGAGGGGGCCGACTAgaaaagggaaggaggagaggaggggtgaggatgagggagcgagagagagagagagagagaaaaaaaaatcacatttcattcataaagTTTGGCTTTAAAAAATCATAATGAAACCCCGAGACACGTTGATAAAAATCACAAcgcctccatccctccctcgtTTTACTGTAGCCATGTCTTGAATGACGCGATGCTGGCCCCAAACTCGCCATATTTCGCCTTTTTTCCCACCAATACGttttacacattcacagatttcatgactgttttttttttttaactaaccGTTAGCCACGCATTTAGTTTTGAGTTGTTGCATAGCTGccactgtttatttaaaacgTCTCCATTATTATCTTTTAATTTTGTGCGTGTAGACTGTGGGCCAGTCGTCTAAAAGCACAGGTCCACATGTAGGTGGCTTAACATTTATCACATATTGGCGTGGATATATCGGAAATGGGGTGTATGCTGTTGATTCAAGACTACGTAATGGTGTTTTTATTCTCGGCAGCCTGCTAAATTGTAGAGCACCGATTGTGATAATAGTGCATGATGCTGGATTGGTGTAACATTGATGGCGGTGGCGTTCTTCCTATCCGTTTTGGCGGATGGACGAATATATATCTGcaatgttaaaaatgaaaatgtaaggACTTACTCGCCCTCCATGGCTCGGTGTTGCCCGCCGCTTGCAGCAGCCCACCCCAgggtctcctctctctctctctttttatcctCCTTTCAGGAAACACTCACGGACTCACTCAcattctctctctatctgctcTCATTTTCctaatctttctctctcttcctctctctcttgctctcgctctctctctccaccttgATGTCGTTTCGGTGTATCAGGATAGGCTTGAGGTTGCAGCAGCCATTTTCCGCTGGCagcatcctccctctctctctctctccctccctccctccttctctctctctctctctctctctctctctctctctctctctctctctctctctctctctccctctctctccaaatCACTCCCTCGCTCATTCCCTTTCTCACTCTACCTGCCCTGTGCCAACACATCCGC of the Toxotes jaculatrix isolate fToxJac2 chromosome 9, fToxJac2.pri, whole genome shotgun sequence genome contains:
- the spred3 gene encoding sprouty-related, EVH1 domain-containing protein 3; this translates as MEGDVRVRAVVMTRDDSSGGWVPLGGGGLSHVVICKGRTHDGRGRREYIIRGERLRDRAPVLECAVQRGLVYNKVNPIFHHWRVEDRKFGLTFQSPADAISFEKGLQTVIDKLDRGSDSPSSSTPEEADTEDDGQASHTGSESSSNSRKEMLPKPITIVTSESSSTCFVRSEEFSFGSSHAVTTQTPAQIHTRPGQHQLSQMTAVLNPPAPPPPPPAPPTPPVGPPASSPLSPLSPTISLLEEGDLRSVDPCKDLWGSRGYEDYRRAGATRTMVGGLTGGVVVGGGGSLQDKSELCVVRFEKELAGVGTAGCDVTVSLDSKAAQRLSSSSPTCMSMPNAVSGVSSGAGSPQETGKGSPSPCCIHTSLATPRSRTRKRGGGASSSGDPGVISPDDDSPCPQASSSCSSRCVYCRSVFSASENGRGRCRDAPDPALHCLRQWTCVWCAESLLYHCMSDSEGEFWEPCSCDDSMGGHPHPLCCARWLALVALSLFVPCMCCYLPLRACLRCGERCGCCGGKHKAVR